One Candidatus Campbellbacteria bacterium genomic region harbors:
- the rpsG gene encoding 30S ribosomal protein S7: MRRKLKEREKHPMLPDRVYHSVTVSKLIAHVIKHGKKSVAQKLVYDALDILKTKNNVEDPAAFLEQTIQSVAPTMEVRSRRVGGANYQVPHPVRPERQLALALRWLLEGARAKKGADFATRLAGELLAASKGEGGAMAKRDNVHKMAEANKAFAHFALARPKKK; the protein is encoded by the coding sequence ATGCGTCGTAAACTTAAAGAACGAGAAAAACACCCAATGCTTCCAGACCGAGTCTACCACTCAGTTACGGTAAGTAAGCTTATTGCGCATGTGATTAAGCACGGTAAAAAGAGCGTTGCACAAAAATTGGTGTACGATGCCCTCGATATTTTAAAGACAAAGAACAACGTCGAAGATCCTGCTGCATTTTTGGAACAGACCATTCAGAGTGTTGCACCAACAATGGAAGTTCGCTCACGACGTGTGGGAGGTGCCAACTATCAGGTGCCACATCCAGTTCGTCCAGAACGACAGCTCGCACTCGCACTCCGATGGCTCCTTGAAGGTGCTCGCGCAAAGAAGGGTGCAGATTTTGCAACACGACTCGCAGGAGAATTGCTTGCCGCAAGTAAAGGAGAGGGAGGTGCTATGGCAAAGCGTGACAACGTGCACAAGATGGCGGAGGCCAACAAAGCATTTGCTCACTTCGCACTTGCGAGACCAAAGAAGAAATAA
- the rpsL gene encoding 30S ribosomal protein S12: MSTINQLIRKNRKKSARKTKTTALGRGFNTLENRPSRYPSPFKRGVCTQVKTTTPKKPNSAIRKIARVRLTNGQEVTAYIPGMGHKLQEHSVVLLRGGRVKDIGVRYTIVRGTFDAEGVDKRRKGRSHYGAKRPKAAK, encoded by the coding sequence ATGTCGACAATCAACCAGCTTATTCGAAAAAATCGAAAGAAGTCAGCTCGCAAAACAAAGACGACCGCCCTTGGTCGTGGTTTTAACACACTCGAAAACCGACCTTCACGATACCCATCTCCATTTAAGCGTGGTGTGTGTACGCAGGTGAAGACAACAACTCCAAAGAAGCCAAACTCAGCTATCCGAAAAATTGCTCGTGTACGATTGACGAACGGTCAAGAAGTTACGGCGTACATTCCAGGAATGGGACACAAGTTGCAGGAACACTCAGTGGTACTTTTGCGCGGCGGTCGTGTAAAAGACATTGGAGTTCGTTACACAATCGTTCGTGGAACATTTGATGCTGAAGGAGTAGACAAACGAAGAAAGGGACGAAGTCATTACGGGGCGAAGCGTCCAAAGGCAGCGAAGTAA
- a CDS encoding site-2 protease family protein, with protein MPDIATTAIVIAIVMLSVVLHEVAHGYAANALGDPTARLAGRLTLNPISHLDMIGSIIVPAITWLSGGFIFGWAKPVPYNPYNLRPGKWSEAYVALAGPGTNLLLALIFGFLIRFAGGVLPEGVLSIAVLIVVTNIALMVFNLIPVPPLDGSKVLMAALPLRYAARLQSMDRYGFIFVFIVVLVGWKFIAPLVSVLFTLITGISF; from the coding sequence ATGCCCGATATCGCAACAACCGCCATTGTCATTGCCATTGTTATGCTTTCCGTCGTCTTACACGAGGTTGCGCACGGCTATGCTGCAAACGCGCTGGGTGATCCAACGGCTCGACTTGCTGGACGTCTGACACTCAACCCAATTTCTCACTTGGACATGATAGGTTCCATTATTGTTCCGGCCATTACATGGTTGTCAGGGGGATTTATTTTTGGATGGGCAAAACCAGTGCCGTACAATCCATACAATTTACGCCCGGGGAAGTGGAGCGAGGCGTACGTTGCGCTTGCTGGTCCCGGTACCAATCTTCTTTTGGCACTTATTTTCGGTTTCCTTATTCGCTTCGCAGGAGGCGTGCTTCCTGAAGGGGTTCTTTCTATTGCCGTTCTTATTGTAGTGACAAATATTGCCCTTATGGTATTTAACCTTATTCCTGTTCCACCACTCGATGGCTCGAAGGTCTTGATGGCGGCGCTTCCTTTACGGTATGCCGCACGTCTGCAAAGTATGGATAGATATGGTTTTATCTTTGTCTTTATTGTTGTTCTTGTTGGGTGGAAGTTTATTGCCCCTCTTGTAAGCGTCCTTTTTACCCTCATTACTGGTATTTCCTTTTAA